A window from Solanum stenotomum isolate F172 chromosome 5, ASM1918654v1, whole genome shotgun sequence encodes these proteins:
- the LOC125864990 gene encoding N6-mAMP deaminase — protein sequence MDWWVSMPKVELHAHLNGSIRDSTLMELARELGNRGLVHFPDVERVILKHDRSLTEVFKMFDLIHILTTDHETVTRITKEVIEDFAAENVVYLELRTTPKKNVSKGMNKKSYMEAVLEGLRAVGTVEVDIFSEPNFDCPASAAIYARNNECASNGTGKKKIYVRLLLSIDRRETTEAAMETVKLALEMRHLGVVGIDLSGNPIIGEWLTFLPALEFAKEQGLLITLHCGEVPNQVEIHAMLDFLPARIGHACCFGEEEWAKLKSLKIPVEICLTSNIRTETISSLDIHHFADLYNSGHPIVLCTDDSGVFSTSVSGEYSLASSSFGIQKREMFQLARNAVNFIFAGNKVKQELEQVFDLAAKTLEF from the exons GGAACTTGCTAGAGAATTGGGTAACAGGGGGCTCGTACATTTTCCTGATGTGGAACGTGTTATCTTAAAAC ATGATCGCTCCCTTACTGAAGTCTTCAAAATGTTTGATTTGATTCACATTCTTACAACTGACCATGAAACTGTAACCAGAATTACTAAAGAG GTAATTGAAGATTTTGCTGCTGAAAATGTTGTATACTTGGAGCTAAGGACAACTCCAAAG AAAAATGTCTCCAAAGGGATGAACAAGAAGTCATACATGGAAGCAGTTTTGGAGGGCTTAAGGGCTGTTGGTACCGTCGAAGTTGATATTTTTAGTGAACCTAATTTTGATTGTCCTGCTAGTGCCGCTATTTATGCTCGGAACAATGAATGTGCAAGCAATGGAacaggaaaaaagaaaatatatgtcAGACTTCTACTCAGTATTGATCGTCGTGAAACCACAGAAGCTGCAATGGAAACT GTTAAGCTTGCTCTGGAAATGAGACATTTGGGAGTTGTGGGTATCGACCTTTCTGGCAATCCTATCATTGGTGAATG GTTAACCTTTCTTCCTGCTTTGGAGTTTGCTAAAGAGCAAGGACTTCTGATTACCCTTCACTGTGGCGAG GTACCCAATCAGGTGGAAATCCATGCAATGCTAGATTTTCTTCCCGCAAGAATTGGCCATGCTTGTTGCTTTGGAGAAGAAGAATGGGCAAAGCTAAAATCCTTAAAAATACCG GTTGAAATTTGCTTGACTTCCAACATCAGGACTGAAACAATATCTTCTTTGGATATTCATCATTTTG CGGATTTATATAATAGTGGACATCCAATTGTCCTCTGCACTGATGACTCGGGGGTATTCTCTACCAGCGTATCTGGCGAGTATAGTCTTGCCTCTTCTAGTTTTG GTATACAAAAGAGAGAGATGTTCCAGCTGGCTAGGAATgctgttaattttatttttgctgGTAATAAAGTAAAACAGGAGCTGGAGCAAGTATTTGATTTAGCTGCAAAGACCCTGGAGTTCTGA